The Paenarthrobacter aurescens region GACCGAGGCTTTTGGTGTTTCCCTCAGCCGTATTCCACCGTTTGGGATTATTGATTCCAAAGACGCTCTTCGAGTGTTCCTGCGCGGAGATCTTGAACTGGTGGTGCAGTTGGCCGGGGGGACGCATTCGGGCGGCGGCGAGGAACGCCTCACGGGCCGGGACGTGACCACATGGACCGAACGCCGGCTCGCGGATGCCACAGGCTACAGCGTAAGGATCGGACACGGTACGGCCGTTTCCGCGGCGATTCCGACGGCGGGTGGGAGCCTGCCGCTGAAGAGCTCACCGTTGAACGACTCGTTAAATAGTCTCCCCTTGGGAGAGGGCGTGGTCCTGCTTTCATCGATCGACGCTTCGGCCGGAACATCCGGCCGCTCTGAGATCGAGGCGGAGCCCCGGTCCGCCACCGTATCTGACGAGACCATGATCGGCTACACGGAGACGGACCTCGGTCTGACCATCGCGCCCGGCCACATGATCAGCTCCATAGGTTCTTCCACCACCGCGGACGATGCTGGTGCCCAAGGGCCCGGGACCCCCGAAGTACATGCCATGGCCCACCCAGATGCTCCTGAGGAAGCGGAGATGCTGGATGAAGCGAAGCTGCCGCCGGCGGCAGCTCCAGTGGATTCTGTAGCCGAAAAGGCTGCCGATGAAGGGGAACCGGCTGAAGGGGAACCGGTTGCTGACGAGAAACCGGCGGAGTCTGAATACCCCAAAGCATCCGACGAACCCGCAGCTTTCTCCGAATCAGCAGAGTCTGAAGAGCCGGCCGCGGAGCAGCAATCGGCCCCTGCGACGGAGCCGGACTCGTTGGGCGTTCCGGTCCACACGAGCACCACTGATCCTTTGCTTCCCTCGCTGGAAAACACCACCAATTACGATCATTTGTGGGACAAAACGGTGATGCGGAACATTGAGGATGCCGCTGTCCGCACTGATGACGGCTCTGACGACCACGACGCACCTGCTTCGGTGGCCCAGGAAGCCCAAACACCTCAAGCCCAAACACCTCAAGCCCAAACACCCCCGACACCCCCGACCCCACCGGCGCCGCCGGGCCATGAAGGAAACGTTCCCGCAGCAGCGCCTTCCACGGGGTTGATTGACGCTGTTCCCCTGATCGACTCTGTTCCGTGGATGCGCAGCGGTTCGTCCAGTCCCGGTTCGTCCACTTCAGGTTCGTCCACTTCCGGTTCAGGCCATGACCAGCAGCTTGCCCAGCCAGGTCCTGCTGGAGCGCCGGCACCCCAAGTACCGGCAGCCTGGAAACCGGCTCCAGTGAACACTCCCGTGGACGAGGACTCTGATCATGACGGCCAGACCATCATGAAGAGCAGTCTTCCCACGGCACAGGACCAAGGTGCCAAAGCGACTGCTTCCGGTGGTGTCGAAACCTCACCTGTTCAAGGACCGAGCGTTCTGGCGCGTATGTGCTCCCAAGGGCACGCCAACCCGCCCACTTATCCGCAGTGTTCAGTGTGCGGGGTACCCGTTACAGGTGACGCCGTCCATGTGGCTCGTCCACGCCTGGGCCGAATGCGGCTTTCCACAGGTGAGTTGATTGACCTGGACCAGTCGCTGATCATTGGCCGGCAGCCTTCGGTTTCCCGGGTCCAAGGCGGAACCATGCCGCGTTTGGTCCAGGTGGACAGCCCTGGCGGGGACATTTCCCGCTCCCATGTGGAAGTCCGGCTGGAGGGGTGGCACGTCATGCTGTGCGATCTGAAGGCCACCAACGGCACCGTGCTCATTCGGGAGGGCCAAGCACCACGCCGGCTTGCCCAAAACGAGATGGCTATCCTGCTGGACGGCGATATCGCCGAGCTGGGTGACAACATTTCATTGCGTTTCGAGGAGATTCTTTGAGTTCCAAGAGGCCCCCCGCGCCGCCTCCACCCATCCCTGGGTTCAAGTACATCAGCCTGCTCGGTTCCGGTGGTTTCTCGGATGTTTACCTTTATGAGCAGGACCGCCCGCGCCGAAAAGTAGCGGTCAAGGTGCTGTTGTCCGATCTGAAGACCGAAGGGGCTCGCCGCCGTTTCGAGTCCGAAGCGAACCTCATGGCCCAGTTGTCGTCGCATCCTTACATCGTGACGATCTTCGAAGCCGAGATCACCGAAAACGGCCACTCGTACCTGGCCATGGAGTACTGCTCCAGGCCAAGCTTGGACGTCCGTTACCGTCGCCAGCGGTTCAGCGTGGACGAGGTCCTGGCGGTCGGCATTCAGGTGGCTTCCGCCGTCGAAACCGCCCACCGGGCCGGTATTGTGCACCGGGACATCAAGCCCGCCAATATCCTGGTTACCGACTACAACCGGCCAGCCCTGACGGACTTCGGTATTTCCGGCACCATAGGCGCTGACACCGAGGATGATGCCGGAATGTCCATCCCGTGGTCTCCGCCGGAGCAGTTCCGCGGTGGCGCCGTGGACGGTGTTCCCGTGGATATCTGGGCCCTGGGCGCAACGCTGTACACGCTTCTGGCTGGTCGCTCACCGTTTGTCCTTCCGGGACAGGACAACTCGCAGCGGGAGCTGATCTCCCGCATCACCAACTCGCCGCTGCCCAGGCTTGGCCGTGCAGATGTTCCTGAGTCTTTGGAATTGGTCCTGGCCACGTCCATGGCGAAATCGCCGGAATCCCGCTATTCGTCGGCCCACGCCTTCGCGTTGGCGTTGCAGAGGATCCAGGCCGAACTGAACCTGTCCGTCACGCCCTTCGAGGTGCTCGAAGAACCCGGGCACGGTGACGATCAGCATCCGGACGACAACTTCGAGGAAACCCGGGTCCGGAGCATCGCCTCGATCGATCCCGACGCTTCTGGAACAGCCACTACGGGCTCGGCACCCACGTTCCCGGCGCGTACATTTCCTTCCACGGTCCCGGGCGGTACTCAACCTCCAGCCCAGCGGCCGTCACAGCAACCCACTGAGCTGCCAGCTCAGCCCGGTAAACCTCCGCAGCCGGTCCAGTCGCAGGCCGGGCCCGCCGCCCCGCCTCAGTTCCATGCCCCGGCAGGTCCTGCCTACACGGCTCCTGGAGCATACACGGCGTCTGGACCATACACGGTTCCTGGCGAGCCTGACACGGCGGAGTCAACGGTCCTTCGCGGCTGGCAGCCCTCGCAGCCACAGGACGATCTAGGGGCAACAGTCAGCCGATCTGCCACAGGCACCTCAGCCGTGGCTCAGGATGACGTTCCGCCGGCGGATCACAGCAAGCGAAATCTGTGGCTTTCAGTATCGGGCGCGGCCGTACTTGTTGTGGCAATCGTGATTGGTGTGGTGTTGGGCGCCCAAGCACAACCCAAGGTGGCGCCGACGGAGACTTCCAGCAAACCGCCAGCCGACGCTCTGAGCGACGGCAGCGTTCCGGAAGTGGAAGGCCTCTTCGCGGAGCGTCACCCAGGAGACCCCGATCTTGTTGATTTCCATTGGAAGAACCCGCAGCCGCAGCCGGGCGATACCTACAAGTACCGGTATAAGTCAGCGAAACTGGACGGCGAGTACAAAAACACCATTGACGGTGAAACGACCACTACCGTGTGGGGCTTGGAATTGCCCGTTTGCGTGCAGGTCATCATTGTGCGCGCCGACGGCTCCGCGTCGCCCGGCGGGCCGGATTCCATCGCCTGCTTGGAAAAATAGCCGGCACATGAGACATACTTACCGCCGACCTAGGAGGCACAGATCATGGGGGATCTAGCAATAGATTTCTGTGGTGAATGGTACGAACCATCCGACGAGGACATCTTCGATATTGGGCGCGAAGGTGACTTGGAAGTCGATGACAACCCGTACCTCCACCGCCGCTTCCTGCAAATAGCCCGTTACGACGGCATGTGGTGGCTCAGTAACGTGGGCAGCATGCTCTCCGCCACCGTCGCTGATGGTTCCGGCGGGATGCAGGCGTGGCTGGCGCCCGGGGCGAGGATCCCGTTGGTGTTCAGCCATACCAACGTGATTTTCACGGCCGGACCCACCACCTATGAGTTCGCTGTTCATTTGAAGACGCCCTCCTTCCGGCACGAGGCACGTGATGAGGACCAGGCGGGGGACACCACCATAGGCCCGGTGGTCTTCACGGATTCTCAAAAGGCGCTCATTGTGGCCTTGGCCGAGCCCATGCTGCGGCGTGACGGCACCGGCTTCAGCGCCATCCCGTCATCTGCCGAAGCAGCCAAGCGGCTGGGCTGGGCCTTGACCCGTTTCAACCGGAAACTGGATAACGTCTGCGACAAACTGGACCGCGTGGGTGTCGTGGGCCTCCGCGGCGGCGTGGGCAAACTTGCCACCAACCGCCGGGCTCGCCTGGTGGAACACGCCGTAACGTCGCATTTGGTGACCCCGGCGGACCTGCATCTTCTTGAAAAAATGAGTGGAGTCGACGAAGGATGAAGTTCCGCCTGACCTTGCGGCGTGACCCTGCCGAGGCAAAGGACCTCGCCGTAACGGTGGATGGTCGAGCCACCGTGGCTGACATTGCTACGGAGCTGTGGGCAGCTGACCCCGCACGAAAAGGGACCGAACCGCCGTCGAACCTGTCCATCAGCGTGGACGAAGCCTTCGTTGGGGGAGGTTTGTCCGGGCACGTCCTGCGGCCCACGGACAACCTGCTGGAATCCGGGCTCAGGCCAGGGTCCAAAGTCTCCCTCGCCCAAGTCAGCGAGCAGTTCGCGTCCAACGGCCACGCGGCCGGAACCAACAGGGGACCGGCAGCGGCGACCCTGCGCGTGATGTCAGGGCCCGACGTCGGACGCGAATTTTCGCTGCCGTTCGGCACCAGCTACATCGGCCGGGACCGGGACGCCGACATCCGGTTATCGGACCCGCTGACCTCCAAGCGCCACGCCCGCATCACGGTGGGCGAAACCGTGGAGATCGTGGATACGAACTCTGCCAACGGCCTGCTCATGGATGGTCTGCCGGTAACCCGGGCAACCCTTGAGTCCTCCGACACCGTGACATTGGGCGATACTTCCGTGGGCGTGGTGGCTTTGTCCCGAAACCACGGTGGCGGTCCGTCGTCACCGCTGGTGGACTTCAACCGTTCGCCGCGGGTGCTGCCCAGGTTTGAGTCGCCCAAGCGGGTACCCCCGGCCGGTCCCAAGCGCCCGGAACACCAGCCTTTCCCGTACATCATGCTGATTGCGCCGCTCCTGATGGGCGGCGTGCTCTTCGCGTTCACGCAGAACCTGCTGTCCGTGATTTTCATGGCCATGATGCCGTTGTTCATTGTGGGGCACTATGTGGACCACAAGATGCAGAGCAAACGGCAAGCCAAGGAAGGCCACAAGCAGTTCAAAGCCGCCATGCTGGCCTTCCGGGAAGACATTGATAAGCAGCAGAACATTGAGCGCGCTGTCAGGCTCCAGGAAGCGCCATCGGTGAGCGATACCGTTGACGCCATTTACAAACTTGGGCCACTGCTCTGGACCCACAGGCCGGAGCACCAGCACTTCCTGGGGGTTCGCTTTGGCCTCGGCTCGGCGCCGTCGCGCATCCAGTTCGAGGAACCCGGTGCCAACGAAACCGAACCGCAGTACATGCGTGAAATTCAGGAATGCCTCTCCCAGGTCCGCGTCATTGAAGGCGTGCCTGTAGTCTCGCAGCTGCGCACTTCCGGCTCATTCGGCGTGGCCGGTGACCGCAGCGTGGTGGACGATGTTGCCCGCGGCATGGTCCTGCAACTGGTGGGGCTTCATTCCCCGGCCGAAGTTGTCCTCACAGCACTGACATCTGCACGTTCGCGTGAGCGCTGGGACTGGCTGCAATGGCTCCCGCACGTCGGTTCAGGCCACAGCCCCATCTCAGGTGATCATTTGGCTGCCGGTCCCGGTGCCGGTGCCGCCTTGTTGTCCCGGCTCGAAAGCCTCGTGGAAGAGCGTGAATCCATGGCAAAGGAGCCCGGACCGCAGCCGCGGCCCGGACTCAAGAACGAACACGAGGAAATTCCCGGTCCCGTGGTTCCGGCCGTCCTGCTGATCGTTGAGGACGATGCCCCCGTGGACCGCGGGCGGCTGACGCGTTTGGTGGAACGTGGACCCGACTACGGGGTGCACATCATGTGGGTGGCCGCCAATGTGCAGTCCCTTCCGGCGGCGTGCCGTGACTTCCTCTCCGTTGATGGTGACCACGGAACCACCACGGGCCAGGTCCGTTTGGGCCGCCACACCTACCCCGTGAGCTGCGAAAGCCTCGATGCGGAGCTTGCCACCCAGTTGGCCCGGATGATGTCGCCGCTGGTGGACGTTGGAAACCCGCTCGACGACGATTCCGACCTCCCGCGCGCCGTTTCCTACGCCACGTTGATCGGCAAGGAACTGATGGACAACCCCCAGGCTGTGGCGGAACGCTGGCAGGAGAACAACTCCGTCCACGCCACAGCCGTGCCCAACCGGAAGGACAACGGCAGCCTCCGCGCGCTGGTTGGTTCCAAAGGCGTGGAGCCGTTTTACCTCGACCTCAAGAACGAAGGTCCGCACGCGTTGGTGGGCGGAACCACCGGTGCCGGCAAGTCCGAGTTCCTGCAATCCTGGGTGATGGGCATGGCCGCGGCGTACAGCCCGGACCGTGTGAGCTTCCTGTTCGTGGACTACAAGGGCGGTGCCGCCTTTGCCGACTGCCTGCACCTGCCGCACACCGTTGGACTGGTAACGGACTTGTCTCCGCACCTGGTGCGCCGGGCCCTGACCTCACTCCGCGCCGAGCTTCACTACCGTGAGCGTCTCCTGAACCGGAAGAAAGCCAAGGACCTGCTGGCGTTGCAGCGCGAAGCCGATCCTGAGGCGCCTCCCTACCTCATCATCATCGTTGACGAATTCGCGGCGCTCGCCACGGAAGTTCCCGAGTTCGTCGATGGTGTGGTGGATGTCGCTGCCCGTGGCCGGTCCTTGGGACTGCACTTGATTCTGGCCACGCAACGGCCCGCCGGTGTCATCAAGGACAACCTGCGCGCCAACACCAACCTTCGTGTCGCCTTGCGCATGGCCGACGAAGTGGATGCCACGGACATTTTGGGCGTTCCCACTGCGGCGTACTTTGATCCGTCCATTCCGGGCCGTGGTGCTGCGAAGACAGGCCCGGGCCGTATCCAGGGTTTCCAAACCGGCTATGCCGGAGGTTGGACCACCGAAAAGCCTCAGCGTCCCAGGATCGACATCGTAGAGATGGCCTTCGGATCCGGCCCCACGTGGGAACCGCCATTGGTCTCGCAGGTGGAAGAAGAACCCGCCGGTCCCAACGACATTGCAAGGATGACCGGAAACATCATTAGGGCAGCTGACATTCTGTCCATTGAACCTCCCCGGAAGCCTTGGCTGAACGAGCTCGCCACCACCTACGACTTCTCAAAGCTGCCCAATCCGCGGACCGATGAGCGGCTCCTGCTGGGCGTGGCGGACGATCCCGCGCACCAGGACCAGCCCACCGTGTTCTACGAGCCGGACAAGGACGGCAATATGGCCGTTTACGGCACGGGTGGATCCGGTAAGTCGGCGGCCCTGCGCGGCATTGCCATCGCAGCGGCCGTGACTCCGCGTGGCGGTCCCGTGCACGTCTACGGCGTCGACTGTGGTTCCTCAGGACTGAAAATGCTTGACGGCTTGCCTCACGTTGGTGAAATCATCAACGGGGACGACGTCGAGCGTGTTGGCCGGTTGCTTCGCTGGCTCAAGGAAGTGGCGGATGACCGCGCTGCACGGTTTGCCGAGGTCCGGGCCTCCACCATTGTGGAGTACCGCCAGCTCGCCAACAGGCCGGATGAAAAGCGCATCTTCATCCTGGTGGACGGTATGTCCTCCTTCCGTGAATCCTACGAGTACAGCAACTTGTCTGCGTTGTGGGACATCTTCCTGACACTTGCCACTGACGGGCGGCCCCTGGGCATCCATCTGGTTGTCAGCGGTGACCGAACCAACTCCGTTCCTGCCTCGCTCCTTGCGTCCATTCAAAAGCGGCTGGTCCTGCGTTTGAGTTCCGAAGACGACTACATGACCCTTGATGTTCCCAAGGATGTCCTCAACGCCGCATCGCCGCCGGGGCGTGGCCTGCTGGACGGGCTCGAAGTTCAACTCGCCGTACTGGGAGGAAACTCGAACCTTGCCCTCCAAGCCCGTGAAGTGGTCAAGCTCAGCCAGGCGATGCTGCGCCAAGGCCTCGAACAGGCACCCCAAATTCAGCGGCTGCCGGAGCTCGTGGACCTGGACATCCTGCCCACCGGTGCCCCGGACAACCCCGTCATTGGTGTCGACGACGAGACACTGGGTTCGGCGGCCATCGCGGCCAAGGGATCCCTCCTGCTGGCAGGTCCTCCGGGTGCCGGACGCACCGTGGCACTTGTCACCCTGGCCTACGCCTTGCGGCGCTCCAACCCGCGCACTGACCTGATCTACATTGGTTCCCGGCGATCGGCCGTGGCATCGCTGAACATCTGGAGCAGGTCATTGGTGGGACCTGACGAAGTCTCGGACGTGGTGGATGACCTGATCGACAAAGCCGCGGATAACCCCGGCACCATGGCGATCTTCATCGAGGGCCTGACAGAGTTCACGGATACCTTGGCGGAATCCGGGGTAGGACGTCTGGTGACGGCGGCCATCAAGGCTGACCAGTGGGTGGTTGGTGAGTCCGAGACCTCCACCTGGTCCCAGGCATGGTCACTTGCCCAGCCGTTCAAATCCGGACGCCGCGGACTCCTGCTCAACCCCGGGGACGTTGAAGGTGACACCCTCCTCAACACCTCCCTGGGCCGGATCAGCAAGGACTTCATCCCGGGCCGCGGGTACATTGTGGGACGTGGAAAGGTACGCAAGCTCCAAATCGCCATGCCGCCTGAAAACCGAAGCTAGGATGCTCTGAAAAACGTAGCTAGGAGGCTACATACATGCGTCAATCCCTCGTTCCAGCTGCGCTGCTCGCTGTTGGATTGCTGCTGGCACCCGTTACAGCCGCCCACGCCGGGCCTTGCGATGGTCGCTTCTCCTGCGCTCCCACTGAGGGAACCGAGGATCCGACGCCCACGCAGCCCGGGCTGGCTCCGGAGGAGGGCAATAAGCCCTTGCCCAATCCGGAGCCGGGCAGGGACCGGGAAACGCAGCAAGCGCCGGTACCTCCCATCCAAGCGCCTCCTGTGCAGGCACCTGCTCTGCCGGCTCCCGACGTTCAGCCCCAACAGCCGCCAGTCCAGGTTCCACAGCAACCCGCGGTGCCCCAGACGGTCACCGTGGCACCCCAGGTGCCCAATCCGGCGTCGAACTCTGCCAGCCCCACCGCAAGCGAGGGGGAAGCCTCGGCGTCGGCCACTGCGTCCCCAACGGCGTCGGCTTCACCCCCCGTAAGTCACAGCTCAAGTAGCGCAAGTCCTTCCTCCAATTGGAATGTGCCGGTGGACAAGGACAAGGAAACCCAAGCGGCCACCATGACCTCCAGCTCATTCACAGGTCCGAACATGCTGGGTCTTTTCGGGCTTCTGGGCGCTGTTCTGGTGGTGGGTCTGGGAGGGCTGGCCTTTGCGCTGTGGAGCAAGAACAGGCTCTCGTCGCACTAACGGCTCTTTAATGTCGGCGGGTTACGGCAAGATAGTCCTGTGAGCACACCAGAGAATCCGGATCCGGTAGAAACCACACGTCAGGACGCCGTCGGGGCGATTGTTGCTGAGGAGGGGACTCCGCCGTCGGAGACCCTGCGGGACGAGTACGAGCAATTGGCGGACCTTGTCCGTAAGTACCGTTACGCCTACTACCAGGAAGACTCGCCAACGGTCTCCGATGCTGAGTTCGATGAACTCTACCGGCGGCTGGAAGAACTGGAAGCGCTTCACCCGGAGCTTGTTTCCAATGATTCGCCCACCCAGGAAGTCGGCGGCGAAGTTTCGGCTGCTTTTGCTGCGGTGGAGCACCTGCAACGGATGTACAGCCTCGATGACGTCTTCTCCTTGGACGAGCTCGAGGCCTGGGTCCGCAAGGCAGAGGCATCAGTGGCCAAACTTGGTGATTCCGTTCCGCCCATTGCCTGGCTGACCGAACTGAAGATCGATGGCCTTGCCGTCAATCTGCTGTACAGGGACGGGAAACTGGTCCGTGCAGCAACCCGTGGCGACGGCACCACGGGGGAGGACATTACCCACAACGTCCTGACCATCAAGGAGATCCCACGCCAGCTCAGTGGATCGGGATACCCCTCGGAAGTGGAAATCCGTGGCGAGGTATTCATTCCTTCCAAGGCGTTTGTGGAGTTCAATGAATCGCTGGTGGCCGCCGGCAAGGCGCCGCTGGCGAACCCCCGTAACGCTGCCGCTGGTTCGCTCCGGCAAAAGGATCCAGCTGAAACCGCCAAGCGGCCCCTGAGCATGTTCGTCCACGGCATCGGTGCCCGGGAAGGTCTTCAGGCCAAGAGCCAGTCCGAAACGTACAAGCTCCTCGAAGAATGGGGCCTCCCTGTCAGCCCGTATCTGAAGGTGCTGGATACCTTTGACGAGGTCCTGAAATACATTGCCGATTACGGGGAGCGCCGTCATAAGCTCCTGCACGAGATCGATGGCATTGTGGTCAAGATAGACGACTTCGCTACCCAGCGGGCGCTCGGTTACACCTCCAGGGTCCCCAGGTGGGCTGCCGCCTACAAGTACCCGCCGGAAGAAGTTCACACCAAGCTCCTGGACATTGCAGTCAACGTTGGCCGCACGGGTCGCGTAACTCCTTTTGGCCTCATGGAGCCGGTCAAGGTTGCCGGATCCACCGTTGGAATGGCCACCCTGCACAACCAGGACGTGGTCAAGGCCAAGGGCGTCATGATCGGCGACATCGTGATTCTCCGCAAGGCCGGGGACGTCATTCCGGAGATCGTTGGGCCAGTGTTGGCGCTTCGCGAGAAGCAGGATCCGCCGGTGCGCGAGTTTGTGATGCCCACCGAATGCCCGTCCTGTGGGACGCCCCTGGCGCCGTCGAAGGAAGGCGACGTGGACATCCGTTGCCCCAACGCCAAATCCTGCCCCTCTCAGCTTCGGGAGCGGGTGTTCCACCTGGCCGGGCGCGGAGCGTTCGATATTGAAGCGCTTGGGTGGGAGGCGGCAATCGCCCTTACCCAGCCTGCAGAGCCTGAAACGCCGCCGCTCACCAGTGAAGCCGGTCTTTTCAGCCTCACCCGTGAGGACTTGGCGAATGTGCTGATCCGCAGGGAGAAGCGCTCCAAGGGCGTGGGCGCCGGCGAGTACGAGCTTGTGCCGTACTTCTACACCAAGGGAACAGCCAAGTCTCCGTCCAAGCCCACGGCCACCACAGAGAAACTCTTCGTGGAACTGGAGAAAGCCAAGAAGCAGCCACTCTGGCGCGTTCTGGTGGCTCTTTCCATCAGGCACGTGGGCCCAACGGCATCACGAGCCCTCGCTACCGCGTTCGGCAGCATGGACGCCATCCGCAACGCCACCGAAGAGCAGATGGCCCACGTCGACGGCGTTGGCTCCACCATTGCCGTGGCGCTTAAAGAATGGTTCGCTGTGGACTGGCACAACGAGATCGTGGACAGCTGGGCCGCTGCCGGGGTGCGGATGGAGGACGAACGGGACACGTCAATGCCGCGCACCCTCGAAGGGCTCACAGTGGTAGTCACTGGCACTCTGCCCAACTTCAGCCGGGATGAAGCGAAGGAAGCCATCATCATCCGTGGCGGCAAAGCATCAGGATCTGTCTCCAAGAACACCAGCTATCTGGTGGCCGGTGAGAGCGCCGGTACCAAGCTGGACAAGGCCGAACAGTTGGGTGTCCCGGTGCTGGACGAGGACGGCTTCCGCGAGCTCCTGGCCAACGGGCCGGCGCAAACCGGGACGGATGAAGCATCAGTGCAAGAGGCCTCGGAATGACCGACGCCAAGGAACTTCTTGAAGTAGCCAAACGTGCCGCCGCCGCAGGGGCAGCCGTACTCGCGCAGCGCTCTGCCACCGGCACCGGCGGCGACGGCCTGGAAACCAGCAACAAAGGCGAGGCCGGAGATTGGGTCACCGCCTATGACGTTGCGGCAGAGAACGCGGTCCGTGAAGCCATCACTGCCGAGCGGCCTCATGACACCATCACAGGGGAGGAACATGGAACCACACGTCCCGGGCAACCCTCGGGCTACCGCTGGTCCATAGATCCCCTGGACGGGACTACCAACTTCATCCGCAACATCGTTTACTACGCCACCTCCGTTGCGGTAGCCGATTCCGACGGCGTCTGGCAGGCCGGCGTTGTTCATGCACCGGCGTTGGGACGCATCTACTTCGCTTCCCGTGGGCTTGGTGCGTGGATGGAAGCCGGCGGAGAGACCACGCCCCTGACGGGACCGGTCTCAGGACGCACCGGGCTTATCCTGGCCACAGGCTTCAGCTACGACCCCGCCACCCGGGCAAGCCAATCTGAGGGCCTCGCCGGTCTCATGGATGGTTTCGCTGATGTCCGGCGCCTGGGATCGGCCGCGCTGGATCTTTGCCTCGTGGCGGACGGCACCTTTGACGCCTACGGGGAACGGGGCCTCAACGAGCACGACTTCGCTGCAGGGGCCCTGATCGCGGAAGAAGCCGGCTGCTGGGTGCGGCGTCCGCGCTTGGAGAGCCCGCTCGATGGCGGTCCAAGCATGGAGGATCGCTTGGCATCCTGGATGTGCGCCGGAGCCTTGGAATTGTCCGGCAAGTTCCCGCTGTGATCATCAGTCAGCCACTGACTCACAACCGGTGAGCATCCGGCAATGATCAAAGCACTCGCCATCGCCAACTACCGTTCCATCCGGGACCTCGCAATGGAACTGCATGGCTTGGACATCGTGACCGGGGCCAATGGCAGCGGGAAGTCCTCCCTCTACCGGGCACTGAGGCTGTTGGCCGAGTGTGCCGGGGGAGATTCCGGAAACGTGGTGGGCTCCTTGGCCCGGGATGGCGGGCTGGCGTCCACCTTGTGGGCCGGGCCGGAGTCCATCAGCGAGGCAATGCGCCGTGGCGAAGTGCCCGTCCAGGGAACAGTGCGCCGGGAGTCCGTGAACTTGAAACTGGGCTACTCCGGCGATGACTTCGGATACTTGGTGGACCTTGGCATGCCGGTATCCAGCGGTGCCGGTTTTGACCCCGAAACGGGCCGTTCCCGGCCCTCGGCGTTCAGCTTGGATCCGGAGATCAAACGGGAGCAGATCTTTTCCGGCCCGGTGGCACGCCCCGGTTCGTTGTTGGTGGACCGCAGGGGCAGCCTGGCCAAGCTGCGTGGACCGGATGGCGAATGGGCCGAGCTCTCCCGGCGTTTGGACACTTTTCAGAGCCTGCTAACAGAGGTCTCGGACCAGGACCGGGCTCCGGAAGTCCTGCGGGTCCGGGACTCGGTACGGTCATGGCGGTTTTACGATCACTTCCGCACAGATGCCGAG contains the following coding sequences:
- a CDS encoding FHA domain-containing protein; this encodes MASSNRLSLTRYQQGEWFGVVRNGTVVLLGPDTPHALIDTVWELLASAPEAHEVLHEVTEAFGVSLSRIPPFGIIDSKDALRVFLRGDLELVVQLAGGTHSGGGEERLTGRDVTTWTERRLADATGYSVRIGHGTAVSAAIPTAGGSLPLKSSPLNDSLNSLPLGEGVVLLSSIDASAGTSGRSEIEAEPRSATVSDETMIGYTETDLGLTIAPGHMISSIGSSTTADDAGAQGPGTPEVHAMAHPDAPEEAEMLDEAKLPPAAAPVDSVAEKAADEGEPAEGEPVADEKPAESEYPKASDEPAAFSESAESEEPAAEQQSAPATEPDSLGVPVHTSTTDPLLPSLENTTNYDHLWDKTVMRNIEDAAVRTDDGSDDHDAPASVAQEAQTPQAQTPQAQTPPTPPTPPAPPGHEGNVPAAAPSTGLIDAVPLIDSVPWMRSGSSSPGSSTSGSSTSGSGHDQQLAQPGPAGAPAPQVPAAWKPAPVNTPVDEDSDHDGQTIMKSSLPTAQDQGAKATASGGVETSPVQGPSVLARMCSQGHANPPTYPQCSVCGVPVTGDAVHVARPRLGRMRLSTGELIDLDQSLIIGRQPSVSRVQGGTMPRLVQVDSPGGDISRSHVEVRLEGWHVMLCDLKATNGTVLIREGQAPRRLAQNEMAILLDGDIAELGDNISLRFEEIL
- a CDS encoding serine/threonine-protein kinase, producing MSSKRPPAPPPPIPGFKYISLLGSGGFSDVYLYEQDRPRRKVAVKVLLSDLKTEGARRRFESEANLMAQLSSHPYIVTIFEAEITENGHSYLAMEYCSRPSLDVRYRRQRFSVDEVLAVGIQVASAVETAHRAGIVHRDIKPANILVTDYNRPALTDFGISGTIGADTEDDAGMSIPWSPPEQFRGGAVDGVPVDIWALGATLYTLLAGRSPFVLPGQDNSQRELISRITNSPLPRLGRADVPESLELVLATSMAKSPESRYSSAHAFALALQRIQAELNLSVTPFEVLEEPGHGDDQHPDDNFEETRVRSIASIDPDASGTATTGSAPTFPARTFPSTVPGGTQPPAQRPSQQPTELPAQPGKPPQPVQSQAGPAAPPQFHAPAGPAYTAPGAYTASGPYTVPGEPDTAESTVLRGWQPSQPQDDLGATVSRSATGTSAVAQDDVPPADHSKRNLWLSVSGAAVLVVAIVIGVVLGAQAQPKVAPTETSSKPPADALSDGSVPEVEGLFAERHPGDPDLVDFHWKNPQPQPGDTYKYRYKSAKLDGEYKNTIDGETTTTVWGLELPVCVQVIIVRADGSASPGGPDSIACLEK